From Equus przewalskii isolate Varuska chromosome 2, EquPr2, whole genome shotgun sequence:
gagttTTCAAAACAAttgttaaggggccagcctggtggcacagtggtcacATGTGCACGTTCctcctcagtggcccagggttcgtcagttcggatcccgggtgtggacatggcactgcttggcaagccgtgctgtggcagacatcccacatataaagtagaggaagatgggcacagatgttagctcagggccagtctcctctgcaaaaagaggaggattggcagcagatgttagctcagggctaatcttcctgaaataaataaattaattaaaaaaaataaaaataatcgtTAATATTTCTTGGGCACTTACAGTGCATCAGGTACTCTACTAAATGCTCTGTGTTCTCAGTTCATCTTCACGGCAAACCTGAGGTAAACAGTGCTATCTGATTCGACAGAGAGGAAAACCATCTCTGAGGCAGAGTGACTTTCCTGAGGTCACACGGTGAGTTAGTGCAGAGGCAGGTTTTAGGCCCGCCGCCGCCACAGCTTGGATTTGTCCCCTGGCTCCCTTGAAGCAGTGTGCCGGAGAGCCCTGCTTGGCATCCCTCACCAGCCTCCTCGCCCCTCTAGATCGCTTGCTGGAGCTCTTGACACGCGGAAACTCAGCAGAATGGCTTCCCCCTGCAGCAGGAATAACGGGGAACGCGCTCCTCTCAGCTCTGCAGCGAGTGCACCTCGCTCGCTCCTGTGCTGAGCCTCACTGTTGGCTGCGTTTCACCGCGACCCTGTGCAGAGTATTCTCGCCCACGTCACAGgcagggagctgaggctcagggaggttggCTGCCCGAGGGCACGGAGGGCACGCGCGGCGGCACAGTGGAGACGGCTGCCCAGGCCGCGCCCCCGCCGCTGCCCTCTGGTGCCTACTTCCAAACTCATCCCCCCGCAGGGCACCCCCCATTCCTGTTCGCCAAGGATGAAGTTTTCACCTGTTCACAACTTTTCCAATTCTGGTTTTGGGTGGtgatttggaaagagggtctccCCAAATTCTCTGCCAAGGGCTCATCTTCCCTGGTTTAGTTCTCACTTTAGGGGTCTCAGTGGGAAACAGAACACTCAAAGTGTTTGCCAGAAGAGGGTTTAATGAAGGGACTGTTCAGAGAGGTGTGGGCAGGAATGGTGAAGCACCCTGGGGCTCGCGACCGTCGGATGGAGTCACTGCCCCCAGGCCTGAAGGGGCAAAGGGAGGAAGTCTTGTAACCACCCTGGTGAGGGTTGTACCCATGGGTGTAGGCCACTCAATAGGAGCTGTTGCTTTTGGTGGAGGTGTCAAAATCCCGGAGGAGGGCGTATACATATCCTcatctcactctcctccctccctctgagctCCTGCCAGCGTCTCCTAGGCCAAACTCCACCTGAAGCCATGGGCAAGGGGGCCCAGGTGAGAGTGTCAGCAGGAGTTGGCCCCAGGACACGCGCAGGGCAGAGAAGCAGGGGGAACAGAGGTCAGGTCAGGCAGAGGAGCTGGCCCAGgggcttctccttctcttcctggactCAGGCTTTGTGGAGGGGCTGAGAGACAGAATGGTTGCATTTTTCATTCAAAGCAGTCTGTGCCTGACGCCAGAACACCATTTCTCATCCTTCCAGGCCCAGGTTGCTTTGTCCACAAGACTGTTCTAGAATaaattccccccacccccaccccctgcttccCTGGGTCTCAATGCCTATCCCATCTCTCTGCTCAGTGATTGGGCATTATTCTCTGCATGGGTTCGTCTCCCCAGGAGACAGTCTAGCATCCTCTACCCTGAGAGCTCTTTGCAGGCAGGGGTCTGGGCCAAGTAAGGCTGTTCGCTCTgacacagggcccagcacagagcaagTGCCAATGTTTGCCGAGTGAACTGAGTCCTGTGGCCTCACTTACCTCACTCTGCCCTGGTAGACACAATCTGGGCACAGGTGTATGTCTGTTTCCCTGCGCACACAGGGCTCCTTGGCGGGGAGTGCCCAGGCCTGGCAAACAGCAGGCATCAAACGTTGCCTGAATTGGCTTAGGGAGgaacttccttctttcattcactcactcaacaacTTTTTCGAgatcctgctgtgtgccaggccctgtgctaggccctgaggacacagcagtgaaggggacacagcagtgaacgaGACATACAAAGTCCATGCCCTCATGGGGCTTCCATTCTAGCGGGGGAAGCAAAGAAGgaattgaaaataatattattgcAGATTGTAGTAAGTGCtgtacagaaaataaacaaggtgaTGTGGTTAACAGCAAATGGGTGGACATTTATGTGGGGGAGTAGGGGACACATCAGGGAAAGCCTTTCTGAGGAGATGACATGTAAGCTGAGACCTGAGGAACAGTAGAAACTGGGATGTGAAGAGCTGGGAAGggtattctaggcagagggaacagcaagaacaaaggcctGGAGGTAAAGGAGTCCCAGGGACCCTGAGGGATTCAGGGTTTCAGCCTAAAGAAGGGCTTGGGGAGGTTAGAAGGGGTGAAGAAATTCAGTCTTGGGGACtgcacagggccagctcctgggcTAGGGGGTTGGTGGGGAAAGGATGACCCTTCTTAATGCCACCCATGCTGCCGGTTGCCTAGTGCCGTCAGCAAACAGTGCTGCTGGCAGGCCTTACCCTTGCTCCCTCAGCTCCCCTCTGACTGGCAGCAGCTGTCAAATGACCAGCAGCTGAGGCTTTGCCAACCTCCTCCCCTGGAATATTTCAAGAGTAAGTCAGAAAATGACCAGCAGCCTCCAAAATCCAACTTTTTCTCATGCTTACCTTACAAGGGTGTATTTGGCTGCCCTGGGTGTTAATCTCCCACCCCCTTGCTCTAGACAGAGAGATATAAATATACAGCCACAGGCAGCGCACACACATCCGTGGATTAATGAACACTTACTCAGGCCCCAGTTGTCCACAGAGGACATGTCACACATCTGCTTCTGAGCACCCTCCCCACTCACACACATCAACCCCCAGTCACTCAGGCATACACACACAGGACCATGCACACACCCCACAAACACAGTCACAGTCaactacatgcacacacactccacaGCGGGCACGATCACCACACTCTTAATCACTGCCTCCAGGATTATACAATCACACATCCACATGCCCACACACAGACATGTACCCCCGCAGTGGGCACACAGTCCCACAATATCCCctccacacaccacacacacaacccTGTGGTGTTCATACAGCCAGCAGTGGGCCCACGGATACAACACACAGTCCGGACACGTTCAGCACAGCCGCACCATTACCCCACCCCGTACTCGGCATCTCCGATTAAACACACAGGCAGCCCCTTGCTTGTTATAGTGCACATTCTTCCGCGATTGAGTCAAAGACCGCTCCAGACGGAGGGGCTCAGTGGAAAAAAGGCATCAGAAGGGAGAATGCTCGAGGCCCGGCAGCTTTTAGCTTCGGGAGAAAGACCTCAGCGTTGAAGCTGGCTCCGACACCGATGAGCTAAAGACTTGGGAGAGGGGCATGCCTTGGAGTGGATGGAAGAAGGGCTGGGTGGGTTGACAGGTGGAGCAAGCAGAGAGACCCCAGGAAACCTCGCAGAGTGGGGGCGGAACGCGAGTTAAATATGGACTCAACCTTACAGGCATAAACCCCTCCCACGCAGTCTTCCTACCGCCCTTCCATAACCCGGCCACAGGCTCCCAGGCTCCCGACTGTCCCCAAACGCACGGGGTGTGGCCATTAGCCATCCTCCCCCCGAACCCTTCACGACAGCTGCGGGGCACAGTGCTCAGGGCGCGGGGCCCGCTCCACCCCTGCGCCGGTGGGGATCTCAGGGCGATGAGCAGCGGCCCGCGGGGGTGCTGGGTCCCTCCTAGTCCCctacccccccaccccggccagCCAGGCACGGGAACTGCTCTCCCGGGGCTGCAGAGCCACCCACCTGCCCTGGCCCCCGCAACTGGGACCCCTAGAAGGGAAGGGTGGAGTGAAAGAAGGTTCGGGAAGATCTCGGGGCTGGCTAGTTTTGGAGACGCCGATAAAtcaccccccatccccacccccgaGCCTGGTCCCTGGAGGGGCGGCCtctccccgcccccggccgcgcGGCCCGCTCCCTCCTCCCGCGGGCAGGAGCCCAGGCCAAGTGGGCGCGCCCGGCCCGGGGCGGCCGGGATCCGGTGTCGGCTGCAGCTGGCAGTGCGGCGGGCGCGGGTGCGGAGCGGGCGGCCGGCAGGCCGGCTATTAATAACGCGGCCGCCGAGCCTGGGGTCGCTCAGCCATGGCCAGCCTGGAGCCCCGGCGCGGCGGGGACGGCGCCGCCCAGGCCGCGAGGTAGGACCGTCCAGGGCCCGCGTGGCCGTCCCCGTGGGGAAGGGGCGCTGGAAGaattccctgcccccacccgggAGAACCTTTCGCtttgctggggggtgggggtggatagTGGTCCAGCCGGGGTGGGGCACGGGGCGGAGCCACCCTGCGATAGGGGAGTGCTGGCCCGGGGTCCTTGGCACCTCCTTTTGTCTGTGGCTTTTTATAATATCCCCTCACCCTCTCACGGGCTGTGTGGGATTAACCCTTTCAGACTAGTGGGCATCAACCGTCACATGCCATTTGGCCCATAGTAGCCAAAGATGgtacttgttttctttcattcctcaCCCCAAATGCAACTGGAGATGGAGGCCTCCAGTTGCTGAACTCGCTGTGTGGAGTATACTTGGTGCAAGGTGGGGCGTCTGCCAGCTTGGAGTTAAGAATCTGTTCAGGCAGGCAGCTTGTCTCCTGTCTGTGGTCTGGGATGAGGGTTGGGGGACAGGGTCTCCTGTCCCAGACCAGCAGGAGGGCCTTGACTGGCCAGGGACTGTGGAGGGGAGGCCATCTCCCATTGGTCCACGCTGTCAGCTTACCTCTGCTTAGGGGGAAGGGACCTGTGGCTGAAGGATTTGGGACAAGTAGGGAGTATGTCCGTCCCAGGTCGGACTGTAGCCCTGGACTTCCCAATGTACCAAGAGGTGGAGATGCAAATACACACACCCTCACACCCATTCACTGTCGCACACAGCACAAAGCTGAGCATAGTTTTAGACATACACTACCTGTACTGCCATACACACATGCAGGTACACACGAGTCGGACACACACCAGCTCAGGCCTGCACAGTGTCCCAGCCACAGCCCTCATGGGCAGAGCTGCTGGAGTCCTCTGGGGACAGGGACagagtggcagaggcaggctgcTGCCTGGGGCCTAAGGAAGCCTGAGGTCAAGGGCCCCAGCCGAGCTGGCTCCCTTGCCCCTAGACCCCCCATAATCTACTTTTTCTCCAGCTCCTTAGAGAGAGGCAGGCGTGTGAGGGCAGCGTCTAGCGGTGGCCTGGCACTGCAGGTGGGGTGACTGAGGCGACATGGTGTGTGGTAACAGCACTGCTTCGaagccaggaggcctgggttctaCTTCCAGCTTTGTCActcgaccttgggcaagtttcctcCTTGGATCTGCCGgtttctgcctgcctgccttccacaGAGCCCCaccctggagacagagagaagaactATACTTGTCCTTAGGGAATTGGCTGTCAGGGGAGACAGACACATGCACTTGCGTAACACAAAGCGCTATGTGCAAAGATGAGCTGCAAACAAAGTGCCCATGAGAACGCAAGAATAGGTGTTGTCTGGGAAACACTTCTCAGAGGGGGTGGAGTTTGAGGGGGCTTTGAAGGAGGAGTAGAAATTTGCTAGgtaaatagatataaatatattctgaatgcTGTGTGCCCAGCCCTATTATACACGCTGTCGTGCCTCTCTTAGACCTCACACTTACCCTAGGAGGAGAGTGGTAAAAAGGAGCTTGGCTGTGCCAGCCTTcaggctccaccacttaccagtcGTGGACACTCGAGTGAGTTCTttactctgtgctttggtttcctcatctataaaatgaggataatagacCAACATTATATCAATGAGGatccatgtaaagtgcttagaatattGCCTTGAACATGGTTACGCCGTTCCAGGGTGGAGGACTCAGCAGGCGCACAATGTGAGAGTCGTCTGCTGGGAAAGCAGGACTCTGTTGACCATCAGGGTGGGTCTGGCTGGCTGGGCAGGTACCTCCTTCCTGGCAGTGGGAACTTTACCTTTCCGGGTGGTGCAGGACTGTTCCCTAGTCAGGAGGTTTACAGTGAGCTGTATTTTCTCAGCTGGATCCTTTAGACGCTGTGGGCTAGGAGTAGGAGATGTAAAAAGTTAACGCACGTTCCAGATTGTCAAACGGTGGCTGGGTTGTGGGGAGTAATGAGAGAGGAGGCTGAAAAGGTATGTTGGGGCCACATCTTTAAGGGCCTTGAATCTGCGCTAAGCAGTTGGCTATCTACAGGGGAAGTGGAGCGACGTGGTTTGCTGTATGTTGTACAAGCTGTGGCACTGTAGACAAGAGACCaggatgagaaggaggaaggcGCGTTAGAAGGCCGGTACGAAAGTGCAGGTGAGAGTAATGACTTGGACTAGGGGCGGCGCCCTGGAATGAAGAGGCGGATGGAGACTGGAGACTTTCTGAGATAGAAAGGCCAGTTCTCAGTGAATTGGCTATATAAGGAGGGAAAAAGCTGTTGAAAAGTTTCTTGCTTCATCAACCTGGTGTAGAGTGATGTGTTTCTCTGAGCTGGAGAACACAAGTGCAGCAAGCTTGGGGAGGATATTTTGGGGGCAGTTGAGTTTGAGGGGCCAGGAGACATCAGGTGAAGATATCTAAAAAACACTTCTTCTCTGGTAAAGTGATGTGAATGGACTAGGTGATTGTTGAGGTTGTCTTCAAGCTTTAAGCTTTGGTGCTCATGCTAGGTTGAGTGAGGCCAGTGATGTCTGGGGCCTGGTGAAGCCACACCTTTGTGGTTTCCAGAGGGCCACCCTGAGACACAGGAAGGGAAGCCTGGGATTCCTGGGGTGTTAGAGACAAGGACAGAGTACATaatgacagaataaaaataatctttaggAATTTAGAGTTGATATAGAGCTTAAAACCTGCACACAAGTAGGCCTTTTCAAGATAGTTAAAGTCTTTGATACGTGGGGGCTTTTCACTTATACtttatacctaaaaaaaaaaaaagaaagtttcttgAAAGCTACACTCAAATTGAGTCTGTTATATGACTGGTGCACACTGAGTATCTGAGTAATTGAGAAAATTAACCTCttttaacctcagtttcctcgtctgtaagatggggataatagaTGTAACTACTTCGTAGAattgttgaggattaaatgagttgatacacgtaaagcatttagaacagggcctggcacatataACACCTTTATAAGTgtaatttgttattattatttccatggtattttatattttcaaagaattgctGAGAGATCCAAGGTAGGTAAGATGCATTTGAAACAGGAAAGACCAAAGCCACCTGAATGCCAAAGAAACAGGAGAGCATTCCTTAAGAGGAACTGATTAAGCTAGCAGGCAACAGGCAGCTGGTTAAGGGGCTTCCACGTTAGAATCACAGAATCTGAATTCAAGAGCCTTTTACGGCTCGGAGGATGGGCTGATTCTAACAAGAGGAATGAAGTCTTATTGGAACAAGAGGTGTAGCTCAAAAGCACTTGGTGTGAAAAAGTCTTCAGGATTTTAGTCAAACTCTGCATTTGGCAAGCACATGATGGAGCTGCCCTGTATGCTAAGGGAACCTTGGCTGCATCAATAGGAGTATAGTGTCCAGAGACTGACTGCTCAGAGCACACCTGGGTACTGCTTTCAATAGCCATCCCTAAGAGACAGTGACAATTTGGAGTCTGGTTGAAAGGAATTGACCCAGATGAGGAGGGCACTAGGCATGCATGGAACAATTGAAAGTTAGTTCTCTTTAGGTGTTTAAAGAACTTACATGTCAAAGAAGTTAGATTTGTCTGATTCTAGAAAGAAGAATCAAGTCCAGGTAAGAGCTGCAGGGAAGAAGGCTTTACCACAACACTAGAATTTTCTTATGACAGTGGAACAAATAGTGGTGGCTCAGGTGTGAGTTTCCTGTCCTTGAAGGTATGTAAGCGGAGAGTGACATTGACATCATGGGGATGTTGTCAGGGGATCTAAGCAATGGGCTGTGTGGGGATAGATCGATGGAGGGAAGGGTACAGACAAGTGTTAGAACCTGACGTAATCTAGGCCTGTGGCCCGATGGCTCCAGTCACGAACCATCCTGGGATTGTGGCTACCCTCTCACTTTAGGTCATTTCTCTTGCAGGGAAACAGAAGCAGAGGCCAGTTCTCCTCTTCAGGAGGAGAACTCTGAATCCCTGGATGAGGCGGGGACCTTGAACCCAGAAGTTACTCTATCTTTGGAGGGGACCTTGAGTTTAGAGGACATTCTGTACCTGGGGGACACGGATGACTTTGATGAGACACTGTTCCTGGAAGAGACTGAGAGGCCTGAGGAGACACTGTATATTGAGGAGACCAGACAGCCAGATGAGGCGCTGTATGTGGAAGAGCCTGTGAAGCCGGAGGAGACACTGCACGTGAAGGAGGCTGTGAAGCCAGATGAGATACAGTTTGTAGAAGAGCCCGTGAAGCCAGAAAAGACCACAAGCCCAGAGCAGCTTGTTTATGGGGGCGAGACAGTTATGAGTGAAGAGAAACCTAACCCTGAGGAGAGCCTCAGAGCCGGGCCTACGCCCAGCACAGAGAGCCTCAGCGTCGAGGACCTGGAATTGCTAGACGGCCGTTTCCAGCAATGTGTCCAAGCTGTGGCCcagctggaagaggagagggatcaGCTCATCCATGAGCTTGTGCTGCTCCGGGAACCCGCCCTACAGGAGGTGCAACAAGTCCATGAGGACATCCTGGCTGCCTACAAACTGCATGCCCAAGCAGAGCTGGAGAGGGATGCGCTGAGGGAGGAGATCCGGCTGGTCAAGCAGAAGCTGTTCAAGGTGATGAAGGAGTGTGTGGCCTACCAATACCAGCTGGAGAGCCGCCGGCAGGATGTGGCCCAGTTTGCCGATTTCCGGGAAGTGCTGACTAAACGGGCAGCCCAGCTCTCGGAGGAACTGGCCCAACTCCAGGATGCCTATCAGAAGCAGAAGGAGCAGTTACGGCAGCAACTAGAAGCACCTCCAAGCCAGAGGGACGGGCACTTCCTCCAGGAGAGCCGGCGGCTCTCTGCCCGGTTTGAGAACCTCATAGCAGAAAGCCGtcagggcc
This genomic window contains:
- the SYNC gene encoding syncoilin isoform X4 — encoded protein: MASLEPRRGGDGAAQAARETEAEASSPLQEENSESLDEAGTLNPEVTLSLEGTLSLEDILYLGDTDDFDETLFLEETERPEETLYIEETRQPDEALYVEEPVKPEETLHVKEAVKPDEIQFVEEPVKPEKTTSPEQLVYGGETVMSEEKPNPEESLRAGPTPSTESLSVEDLELLDGRFQQCVQAVAQLEEERDQLIHELVLLREPALQEVQQVHEDILAAYKLHAQAELERDALREEIRLVKQKLFKVMKECVAYQYQLESRRQDVAQFADFREVLTKRAAQLSEELAQLQDAYQKQKEQLRQQLEAPPSQRDGHFLQESRRLSARFENLIAESRQGLEEEYEPQLLRLLERKEAAAKALQKTQAEIQEMKEALRPLQAEARQLHLQNKNLEDQITLVRQKRDEEVQQYREQLEEMEERQRQLRSGVQLQQQKNKEMEQLRISLAEELSTYRGCLERYGQICNPETKKTS
- the SYNC gene encoding syncoilin isoform X3; the protein is MASLEPRRGGDGAAQAARETEAEASSPLQEENSESLDEAGTLNPEVTLSLEGTLSLEDILYLGDTDDFDETLFLEETERPEETLYIEETRQPDEALYVEEPVKPEETLHVKEAVKPDEIQFVEEPVKPEKTTSPEQLVYGGETVMSEEKPNPEESLRAGPTPSTESLSVEDLELLDGRFQQCVQAVAQLEEERDQLIHELVLLREPALQEVQQVHEDILAAYKLHAQAELERDALREEIRLVKQKLFKVMKECVAYQYQLESRRQDVAQFADFREVLTKRAAQLSEELAQLQDAYQKQKEQLRQQLEAPPSQRDGHFLQESRRLSARFENLIAESRQGLEEEYEPQLLRLLERKEAAAKALQKTQAEIQEMKEALRPLQAEARQLHLQNKNLEDQITLVRQKRDEEVQQYREQLEEMEERQRQLRSGVQLQQQKNKEMEQLRISLAEELSTYRAMLLKSLEQANAPTSQTGGIETQSQGAV
- the SYNC gene encoding syncoilin isoform X2, whose protein sequence is MASLEPRRGGDGAAQAARETEAEASSPLQEENSESLDEAGTLNPEVTLSLEGTLSLEDILYLGDTDDFDETLFLEETERPEETLYIEETRQPDEALYVEEPVKPEETLHVKEAVKPDEIQFVEEPVKPEKTTSPEQLVYGGETVMSEEKPNPEESLRAGPTPSTESLSVEDLELLDGRFQQCVQAVAQLEEERDQLIHELVLLREPALQEVQQVHEDILAAYKLHAQAELERDALREEIRLVKQKLFKVMKECVAYQYQLESRRQDVAQFADFREVLTKRAAQLSEELAQLQDAYQKQKEQLRQQLEAPPSQRDGHFLQESRRLSARFENLIAESRQGLEEEYEPQLLRLLERKEAAAKALQKTQAEIQEMKEALRPLQAEARQLHLQNKNLEDQITLVRQKRDEEVQQYREQLEEMEERQRQLRSGVQLQQQKNKEMEQLRISLAEELSTYRAMLLKSLEQANAPTSQTGGIETQSQGDPWAV
- the SYNC gene encoding syncoilin isoform X1, whose product is MASLEPRRGGDGAAQAARETEAEASSPLQEENSESLDEAGTLNPEVTLSLEGTLSLEDILYLGDTDDFDETLFLEETERPEETLYIEETRQPDEALYVEEPVKPEETLHVKEAVKPDEIQFVEEPVKPEKTTSPEQLVYGGETVMSEEKPNPEESLRAGPTPSTESLSVEDLELLDGRFQQCVQAVAQLEEERDQLIHELVLLREPALQEVQQVHEDILAAYKLHAQAELERDALREEIRLVKQKLFKVMKECVAYQYQLESRRQDVAQFADFREVLTKRAAQLSEELAQLQDAYQKQKEQLRQQLEAPPSQRDGHFLQESRRLSARFENLIAESRQGLEEEYEPQLLRLLERKEAAAKALQKTQAEIQEMKEALRPLQAEARQLHLQNKNLEDQITLVRQKRDEEVQQYREQLEEMEERQRQLRSGVQLQQQKNKEMEQLRISLAEELSTYRAMLLKSLEQANAPTSQTGGIETQSQGDPCGYKSGVCIIAAFLTILMP